In Bradyrhizobium lablabi, one DNA window encodes the following:
- a CDS encoding LLM class flavin-dependent oxidoreductase, translating into MARLKFGAFLAPHHPIGEHPMLQFRRDLDLVEELDALGYDEFWCGEHHSSGWEMIASPEMFLAAAGERTKRIKLGTGVISLPYHHPFNVAQRMVQLDYMTGGRAIFGSGPGALASDAHTLGIDPMTQRDRQDEAIAIIRRLFRGERVTAKSDWFTMNDAALQILPLQEEMPFVVASQISPSGMTLAGKYGIGIISLGSMSTQGLMALPTQWGFAEDAAKKHGTTVSRSDWRVLLTWHIAESREQARREAGAGLMRWHNEYSVGTLQRPGLTAFTSPEDAVEKTAGGEAAASTIGTPDDLVKTIKNLMQVSGGVGTIIGFVHDWANPENTRRSWDMVARYVVPEINGYIDALRKSQKFVIENRAVFERAGQAVMAKIMENDKAAAALPLTGPGRVAIPTINAPDLQKEAAKRKA; encoded by the coding sequence ATGGCGCGCCTCAAATTCGGAGCCTTCCTCGCCCCGCATCACCCGATCGGCGAGCATCCGATGCTGCAATTCCGCCGCGACCTCGATCTGGTCGAAGAGCTCGATGCGCTCGGCTACGACGAATTCTGGTGCGGCGAGCATCATTCCTCGGGCTGGGAAATGATCGCCTCGCCGGAGATGTTTCTGGCCGCCGCCGGCGAGCGCACCAAGCGGATAAAACTCGGCACCGGCGTGATCTCGCTGCCCTATCACCATCCCTTCAACGTCGCCCAGCGCATGGTGCAGCTCGACTATATGACCGGCGGCCGCGCCATTTTCGGCTCCGGACCGGGGGCGCTTGCTTCCGACGCGCATACGCTCGGCATCGACCCGATGACGCAGCGCGACCGACAGGACGAGGCGATCGCGATCATTCGCCGGCTGTTTCGGGGCGAGCGCGTCACCGCCAAGAGCGACTGGTTCACCATGAACGATGCCGCGCTGCAGATCCTGCCGTTGCAGGAAGAGATGCCGTTCGTGGTGGCCTCGCAGATCTCGCCGTCGGGCATGACGCTGGCCGGCAAATACGGCATCGGCATCATCTCGCTCGGCTCGATGTCGACGCAGGGTCTCATGGCGCTGCCGACGCAATGGGGCTTTGCCGAGGACGCCGCTAAAAAGCACGGCACCACCGTGAGCCGCTCCGACTGGCGGGTGCTGCTGACCTGGCACATCGCCGAGAGCCGCGAACAGGCGCGGCGCGAGGCCGGCGCCGGACTGATGCGCTGGCATAACGAATATAGTGTCGGCACCCTGCAGCGGCCGGGCCTGACGGCGTTCACCTCGCCCGAGGACGCCGTTGAGAAGACCGCCGGCGGCGAGGCGGCTGCCTCCACCATCGGCACGCCCGATGATCTCGTCAAAACCATCAAGAACCTGATGCAGGTTTCCGGCGGCGTCGGCACCATTATCGGCTTCGTGCACGACTGGGCGAACCCCGAAAACACCCGCCGCAGCTGGGACATGGTGGCGCGCTACGTGGTGCCGGAAATCAACGGCTACATCGACGCGTTGCGCAAGTCGCAGAAATTCGTGATCGAGAACCGCGCAGTGTTCGAGCGCGCAGGACAAGCCGTGATGGCAAAGATCATGGAAAACGACAAGGCCGCAGCAGCGCTCCCCTTAACCGGCCCCGGCCGCGTCGCCATCCCGACCATCAACGCGCCGGATCTGCAGAAGGAAGCCGCGAAGCGGAAGGCGTGA